The Streptomyces sp. NBC_00459 DNA segment CTCCGAGCAGTTCGAACACCCGGAGCGCGGCGACGGGTTGGACCTGGCGAAACTCCAGCGCAGGCTGGCCGACTTCGCGGCGGCACGGAACTGGCAGCCCTTCCACACCCCCAAGAACCTCGCCGCCGCGCTCAGCGTGGAGGCGTCCGAACTGGTCGAGATCTTCCAGTGGTTGACGCCCGAGGAGTCGGCACGGGTGATGGACGACCCGGACACCGCCCACCGCGTGACGGACGAGGTCGCGGACGTGCTCGCGTATCTGCTCCAACTGTGCGAGGTGCTCGGGATCGACGCGCTGGCTGCCCTCGACGCGAAGATCGACCGCAACGAACAGAGGTTCCCGACAAAGGAGTAGTTACTCTACGGAGTCGAGATCCGGTCCTTTCTCTATTTGTTGTCCGCAGATTTCCGCCTTCCTCTGGCTTTTCGTCCCACAGGCCTTCACTCTGGGTAGTGGACGGTTGGGTTCGGGCGGACGTGCGAACAGCGCGTCGGGGACAGACGGGGGCAGCGCATGGACGCGGTGCGGCTCATCCTGACGAGCAGACGTGCCCTCGCGAGCAGCGAAGGTGTGCCTCAGACCCTGACGGAGGTGTGGCAGGCACAGGCCCTCGCACAGGCGATAGGCAGCCGCCTCGCCGTCACCGGGCCGCCCGAACTGCGGGGCGAGGCACTGGGGTTGACCGAACTGGCGGGCCGAGGCTGCGGCGTACTGGACGAACCGCCTCTCGCCGACGGCGCGTTACGCGCGGCCCAGCTCACCGAGCTGGGCGACGCACGCCAGGCCCTCATGTGCCTCGGCGCGCTCCTCGGCGAGGCCGGCATGGCCCTGGTCGGCATCGCCAGCGCGGCCGACAACGAGACGACGTACTGGCAGTGCATGGAATCGATCGACGCGGCGGACGAGTCCCGCGACCGGGTCCTGGAAATGCTGCGCAAACTGGCGGCCAAGGAGGCGACGGGGGGAGCGGAGCGGGTGGCCGGGTAGGCGCTCCGCGGGGCGTGACGGGCTTGGTGCGGGCCGGCGGGGGCCGGTCGCGCGGTTCCCCGCGACCCCTTCAGGCAGGGGCCGAGCTTTTCAGCCCGGCCCGGACGCACCGGCCTGTCT contains these protein-coding regions:
- a CDS encoding nucleotide pyrophosphohydrolase, with translation MDLAKLQRRLADFAAARNWQPFHTPKNLAAALSVEASELVEIFQWLTPEESARVMDDPDTAHRVTDEVADVLAYLLQLCEVLGIDALAALDAKIDRNEQRFPTKE
- a CDS encoding DUF6099 family protein, with product MDAVRLILTSRRALASSEGVPQTLTEVWQAQALAQAIGSRLAVTGPPELRGEALGLTELAGRGCGVLDEPPLADGALRAAQLTELGDARQALMCLGALLGEAGMALVGIASAADNETTYWQCMESIDAADESRDRVLEMLRKLAAKEATGGAERVAG